GAGAAGACGATCATCGCGATTGCTCGTGCACTCCGTGCCGATGCCGGCTGTTCGCTGCTGGTGCTGGACGAGCCGACGTCCACGCTGCCGGCGCGGGAGACACAACGTTTGCTCGACGTCATCGTTCAATGCGCCCAGTCGGGATTGGGCGTCCTGTTCATCTCGCACAGGTTCGGCGAAGTGATGAAAGTGAGCGATTCAGTGACCGTGCTACGGAACGGGAGTGTGGTGTGCAGTTCGCCGACCTCTGAGCTCTCGATCGATCGGATCGTCAAGGAAATGGGTGGCACCGGCGGACAGTTGGTGGACGTCGGCCGAACTGGCCACGCCGAGACGCAGACTTTCCGCGGTGGTTCAGTTATGAGTGCCCGGAGGCTGAGCGGGCAGACTCTCCGCGACATAGATCTGGATGTACATCCGGGCGAAATTGTCGGTGTGGCCGGGGTTCTGGGTAGCGGTGTCGAGGAACTGGGACGGTTACTCAGTCGCAGGCAAGAGCCCTCCGCAGGGACCGTCAGGCTCGGCGATGCCGAGATCGCCCGACACTCCCGCCGGGTGGGTTTCGTGCCGGCCAACCGCGCAAGTCACGCCGTTCTCACCGGTCTCACCACCCGCGAGAATGCCACCGTATCCGATGCCAGGCGGCACCTCTCCCGAGGGAGAATCGACGTCCGCAGTGAACGGGTACGGACACACGATCTGTTCGCCGCGATGGGGGTGCACCCCCTCGATACCGAGATCGACATGCTCGCTCTGTCCGGTGGCAATCAGCAGAAGGTGCTCATCAGCCGGTGGCTGGCCGTCGATCCCGATGTCTTGGTGGCAGACGAGCCAACGCAGGGCGTCGATGTGTACGCCAAGGGCGAGATCCTGGCCAAGTTGCGTCAGCATGCCGCTGCAGGTCTTGCCGTCGTGCTGATCAGCGGGGAACCGGAAGAGATAGCCGCTGCCTGTGACCGGATGTTGGTCATCAACCACGGACGGATCCAAGCCGAGTTCCCGTCGCCCGTGGACGTTTCGTCGGTACTAGCGGAGATGCACAAGGGAGATGGTCATGGTCACAGCTGACGTAACGACGCGACAGCACATCCCGCCGCCCAGGGAATGGGGACGTCGGGTGGCGAGTTTCGCGGTGGTAGGGCTGATTGCCCTACTGGTGTTCGTGTTCAGCGCTTTACGGCCGGACACGTTCGCGACGGCCGCTAACGCCCAGACCATTCTGGTGGAAAGCGCCGTCCTGACCATCCTGAGCCTCGCGGTCATGGTCCCGCTGATCGTCAACGAGTTCGATTTGTCTTTGGCGGCGGTGCTCGGGTTGGCTGCGATGTTGGCCGCCGGACTGCCCGCCAGACAGGGGTTCAGCGTTGGATTGACCTTGGTGACGATCTTTGCCGTGGCGCTCGCGGTGGGAGCGGTGCACGCGTGGCTCATCGTCCGACTCAATCTGCCATCGTTCGTGGTAACTCTAGGTACCAATTCGGTTCTGGCGGGGCTGATTCTGTTGTACTCCGGCGGTGCGGTGGTCTATGAGGCCATTCCCGACGGCATCAGGATCATCGGTACTGCTTCCGTTGCTGGGATCGGGATGCCGATCTTGCTGATGGCGGCGATCGCCGCGTTGCTGTGGTTCATGTTGACACAACGTCCTGTCGGCCGGTTTTTCTACGCCGTTGGCGCCAACGAGACCGCCGCGAGGTTGGCCGGCGTACCGACGGCCCGAATCCGAGTGTTGGCGCTGGTCGGTGCGCCGATGCTGGCCGCCGTTGCGGGGCTGGTTCTGACGGCTCGCGTCGGATCGGCGAATCCAACGTCTTACAGCGCGTTCTTCCTGCCCGCTTTCGCCGCCGCCTTCCTGAGCTTGGCAGCGTTCCAGATCGGCAAATTCAACCCGTTGGGGGTGGTCGCGGCGGTGTACTTGCTTGCGGTTGGCGTCGC
This DNA window, taken from Mycolicibacterium sp. MU0050, encodes the following:
- a CDS encoding sugar ABC transporter ATP-binding protein, whose product is MTATEVIVGSALSAESVSKRFGENVALDDVSLEIPAGTVHALVGMNGSGKSTLVKILAGFYQRDAGHIAVRGVAEDFCDKIAFVHQDLALVESLTVLENLSLGHRIPMRWGRIDRDRERDAVIEALRPFQLEQTIDVAVDRLTKAEKTIIAIARALRADAGCSLLVLDEPTSTLPARETQRLLDVIVQCAQSGLGVLFISHRFGEVMKVSDSVTVLRNGSVVCSSPTSELSIDRIVKEMGGTGGQLVDVGRTGHAETQTFRGGSVMSARRLSGQTLRDIDLDVHPGEIVGVAGVLGSGVEELGRLLSRRQEPSAGTVRLGDAEIARHSRRVGFVPANRASHAVLTGLTTRENATVSDARRHLSRGRIDVRSERVRTHDLFAAMGVHPLDTEIDMLALSGGNQQKVLISRWLAVDPDVLVADEPTQGVDVYAKGEILAKLRQHAAAGLAVVLISGEPEEIAAACDRMLVINHGRIQAEFPSPVDVSSVLAEMHKGDGHGHS
- a CDS encoding ABC transporter permease, whose amino-acid sequence is MVTADVTTRQHIPPPREWGRRVASFAVVGLIALLVFVFSALRPDTFATAANAQTILVESAVLTILSLAVMVPLIVNEFDLSLAAVLGLAAMLAAGLPARQGFSVGLTLVTIFAVALAVGAVHAWLIVRLNLPSFVVTLGTNSVLAGLILLYSGGAVVYEAIPDGIRIIGTASVAGIGMPILLMAAIAALLWFMLTQRPVGRFFYAVGANETAARLAGVPTARIRVLALVGAPMLAAVAGLVLTARVGSANPTSYSAFFLPAFAAAFLSLAAFQIGKFNPLGVVAAVYLLAVGVAGLSQLGVPSWVDPVFNGAALVVAIALSRLTADRRTAGAV